The proteins below are encoded in one region of Streptomyces cyanogenus:
- the prfB gene encoding peptide chain release factor 2: MAVVDVSEELKSLSSTMESIEAVLDLDRMRADIAVLEEQAAAPSLWDNPDEAQKITSKLSHLQAEVRKAEALRGRIDDLAVLFEMAEEENDPDTRAEAESELAAVRKALDEMEVRTLLSGEYDSREALVNIRAEAGGVDAADFAEKLQRMYLRWAEQRGYKTELIETSYAEEAGIKSTTFAVHSPYAYGTLSVEQGTHRLVRISPFDNQGRRQTSFAGVEVLPVVEQSDHVDIDESELRIDVYRSSGPGGQGVNTTDSAVRITHLPTGIVVSCQNERSQIQNKATAMNVLQAKLLERRRQEEQAKMDALKGDGGNSWGNQMRSYVLHPYQMVKDLRTEYEVGNPEAVFNGEIDGFLEAGIRWRKQQEK; encoded by the coding sequence GTGGCAGTCGTCGATGTATCCGAAGAGCTGAAGTCCCTCTCCTCGACCATGGAGTCGATCGAGGCCGTCCTGGACCTCGACAGGATGAGGGCAGACATCGCCGTGCTCGAGGAGCAGGCGGCCGCGCCGTCCCTCTGGGACAACCCGGACGAGGCGCAGAAGATCACCAGCAAGCTCTCCCACCTCCAGGCCGAGGTCAGGAAGGCGGAGGCGCTGCGCGGCCGGATCGACGACCTCGCGGTCCTCTTCGAGATGGCCGAGGAGGAGAACGACCCGGACACCCGTGCCGAGGCCGAGTCGGAGCTGGCCGCCGTGCGCAAGGCGCTGGACGAGATGGAGGTCCGGACCCTCCTGTCCGGCGAGTACGACTCCCGTGAGGCGCTCGTCAACATCCGCGCCGAGGCCGGCGGCGTCGACGCCGCCGACTTCGCCGAGAAGCTCCAGCGCATGTACCTGCGCTGGGCCGAGCAGCGCGGCTACAAGACGGAGCTGATCGAGACCTCGTACGCCGAAGAGGCCGGCATCAAGTCGACCACCTTCGCCGTGCACTCGCCGTACGCCTACGGCACCCTCTCCGTCGAGCAGGGCACCCACCGCCTCGTGCGCATCTCGCCCTTCGACAACCAGGGCCGCCGGCAGACCTCCTTCGCCGGCGTCGAGGTGCTCCCCGTCGTCGAGCAGTCCGACCACGTCGACATCGACGAGTCCGAGCTGCGCATCGACGTCTACCGGTCCTCCGGCCCCGGCGGCCAGGGCGTGAACACGACCGACTCCGCGGTCCGCATCACGCACCTCCCGACCGGCATCGTGGTCTCCTGCCAGAACGAGCGCTCGCAGATCCAGAACAAGGCCACCGCGATGAACGTCCTCCAGGCCAAGCTGCTGGAGCGGCGCCGGCAGGAGGAGCAGGCCAAGATGGACGCCCTCAAGGGCGACGGCGGCAACTCCTGGGGCAACCAGATGCGTTCGTACGTGCTGCACCCGTACCAGATGGTCAAGGACCTGCGCACCGAGTACGAGGTGGGCAACCCGGAGGCCGTGTTCAACGGCGAGATCGACGGGTTCCTGGAGGCCGGGATTCGCTGGCGCAAGCAGCAGGAGAAGTAA
- a CDS encoding S41 family peptidase, producing the protein MSGRDLFCQPRRIRRGAALTLIFAGVLVAGAATGFFPESDGPARRTAVGPAGTATRHEAVEKAAAEAMADGKSPMEAAERAVSRSGDRWAAVYSEGEYEEFRDALDGRYTGVGLWARQEPDGRIVVTRVQPGSPAADAGIRTGDRLRSVDGGKVDGRPVTEVVALLRGDAEDAPAGTTVTLGLERGTRAWTEKLHRARLSTDSVTVRRLPDGVTVLKIAAFTKGSADAVREALRTAPADGRTVLDLRGNSGGLVTEAVDTASAFLDGGLVATYDVDGVQRPLHAAPGGDTTRPLVVLVDGGTMSAAELLTGALQDRGRAVVIGSRTFGKGSVQMPTKLPDGSVAELTVGHYRTPSGHTVDGRGITPDLEAGAHALERAETVLAGLGDPS; encoded by the coding sequence ATGTCAGGCCGTGACCTGTTCTGTCAGCCCCGCCGCATCCGCCGTGGGGCCGCCCTGACATTGATCTTCGCCGGGGTGCTGGTCGCCGGTGCCGCCACCGGCTTCTTCCCGGAGTCCGACGGACCCGCGCGCCGGACCGCCGTCGGCCCGGCGGGTACGGCCACCCGCCACGAGGCCGTCGAGAAGGCCGCCGCCGAGGCGATGGCCGACGGCAAGTCCCCCATGGAGGCCGCCGAACGGGCCGTCAGCCGCAGCGGGGACCGCTGGGCCGCGGTCTACTCCGAGGGCGAGTACGAGGAGTTCCGGGACGCGCTCGACGGCCGCTACACCGGCGTCGGCCTGTGGGCGCGGCAGGAGCCGGACGGCCGGATCGTGGTGACCCGGGTGCAGCCCGGCTCGCCCGCCGCGGACGCCGGGATCCGCACCGGCGACCGGCTGCGCAGCGTCGACGGCGGCAAGGTCGACGGGCGGCCGGTCACCGAGGTGGTCGCCTTACTGCGCGGCGACGCCGAGGACGCCCCGGCCGGTACGACGGTCACCCTCGGTCTGGAGCGCGGTACGCGCGCGTGGACCGAGAAGCTGCACCGGGCCCGGCTGTCGACCGACTCCGTGACCGTGCGCCGGCTGCCCGACGGGGTCACCGTCCTCAAGATCGCCGCCTTCACCAAGGGTTCCGCCGACGCGGTCCGCGAGGCCCTGCGCACGGCACCGGCCGACGGCCGGACCGTCCTCGACCTGCGCGGCAACTCCGGCGGCCTGGTCACCGAGGCGGTGGACACCGCCTCCGCGTTCCTGGACGGCGGCCTGGTCGCCACCTACGACGTCGACGGCGTCCAGCGCCCCTTGCACGCCGCGCCAGGCGGCGACACCACCCGGCCCCTGGTCGTCCTCGTGGACGGCGGCACCATGAGCGCGGCCGAGCTGCTCACCGGCGCCCTGCAGGACCGGGGACGCGCGGTGGTGATCGGCTCGCGCACCTTCGGCAAGGGCTCCGTCCAGATGCCGACGAAGCTGCCCGACGGCTCGGTGGCCGAGCTGACCGTCGGCCACTACCGCACCCCCTCCGGGCACACGGTCGACGGCCGCGGCATCACCCCCGACCTGGAGGCGGGCGCGCACGCCCTGGAGCGGGCCGAGACGGTCCTCGCCGGCCTGGGGGACCCCTCGTAG
- the ftsE gene encoding cell division ATP-binding protein FtsE: protein MIRFDNVSKVYPKQTRPALRDVSLEVEKGEFVFLVGSSGSGKSTFLRLILREERCSHGQVHVLGKDLARLSNWKVPQMRRQLGTVFQDFRLLPNKTVAENVAFAQEVIGKSRGEIRKSVPQVLDLVGLGGKEDRRPGELSGGEQQRVAIARAFVNRPKLLIADEPTGNLDPQTSVGIMKLLDRINRTGTTVIMATHDQNIVDQMRKRVIELEKGRLVRDQARGVYGYQH from the coding sequence GTGATCCGATTCGACAACGTCTCCAAGGTCTACCCCAAGCAGACCCGCCCCGCACTCAGGGATGTCTCCCTGGAGGTGGAGAAGGGCGAGTTCGTCTTCCTCGTGGGGTCCTCCGGCTCCGGAAAGTCCACCTTCCTGCGGCTCATCCTCCGCGAGGAGCGGTGCAGCCACGGGCAGGTGCACGTGCTGGGCAAGGACCTCGCGCGGCTGTCCAACTGGAAGGTGCCGCAGATGCGCCGCCAGCTGGGCACCGTCTTCCAGGACTTCCGGCTGCTGCCGAACAAGACGGTCGCGGAGAACGTGGCCTTCGCCCAGGAGGTCATCGGCAAGTCCCGCGGCGAGATCCGCAAGTCCGTGCCGCAGGTGCTCGACCTCGTCGGGCTCGGCGGCAAGGAGGACCGCAGGCCCGGCGAGCTGTCCGGTGGTGAGCAGCAGCGCGTCGCCATCGCGCGCGCGTTCGTCAACCGCCCCAAGCTGCTCATCGCCGACGAGCCCACCGGCAACCTCGACCCGCAGACCTCCGTCGGCATCATGAAGCTGCTCGACCGCATCAACCGGACGGGCACCACCGTCATCATGGCGACGCACGACCAGAACATCGTGGACCAGATGCGCAAGCGCGTCATCGAGCTGGAGAAGGGCCGCCTCGTCCGCGACCAGGCCCGCGGCGTCTACGGCTACCAGCACTGA
- a CDS encoding FHA domain-containing protein, with protein MQIRLTVVDPLGPAPQRGRAVSRDVLVTAPAGTELAAVASALAGAVTGEGGAGREAGGASVVLYAGTERLDPRRSTLGEPPLTDGAVLSLGAPAAPEPHPELDEAPTQLHVVAGPDAGGVHLLHGGRITVGRSADADVPLDDPDVSRLHCVVTVDADGRVSVADLGSTNGTSLDGVRVSEQPVRVPAGGLLRIGESALRVAPCGGPGMRVRTVADGEGCIRVVAGGGSAAASGASGTPGALGAAGAAGALGAAGAAGAAGAAGAAARDASPGAGGFGEGPAAVDGSGGSGARLSPSAGAGHPTGGTEASPLAGEGRLGRAEGVSSAGAGRSRGDASASGGAGAPSGRAAAQHAYGPDGAAGWDAGAQEHRRGPSAVVPGQAGAPSAESRSGAAGGDTHAGRYGVAGEDPRAGGREGTPLRGTDAPQAARRRGLGAWARRLAGGRGEQPAGPGTYAGTAARAGAAPTAGVPRQPEAWPDPAALLLTALGPGPRLWERGPGHPEALTVRLGTADRSAPDGSGLLPAVPVTAALREAGALGLAGPRPRLSGLARAVLAQLAALHSPDLLEIVLISADHSRPVADRTAEWAWLGWLPHVRPGHGQDCRLLLAYDREQAAARTEELLRRLDDHAATGRTAAHPAPARATGPTPAPAHQGPTAPSGTPAGTPVTPGHAPRPADTGTPAQGAPSPGSTADREATSPRRPSWAKEDAGAGGARGFAGPYTIVVVDGDPGGSALRDALARLAVAGPRAGIHVVCLAETETASPASPVTRTYEAACAVTPTFRHCGAVALLSGDVAAALQLLRVAPGGPVGTGTRAAVDAVSAAWAERFARALAPLRPDGPPDERHARVTTPLPRSARLLDELGLARATPASLMARWADAADDTESLGGRARAVLGAGPRGPVTADLVAEGPHLLIEGPAGSGRTELLRAVVASLAAAERPDRLAMVLLDGRDGVGTGAGRGEGLRVCTDIPHVTTHLIANDPVRMREFAQSLAAELKRRAELLGRTDFARWHAGQEVSGRLVAQRTPTSGHAGSASGHAGSAPGSVSGTASAAGHAGSASGSVSGSASGDIESPPSSTLRLRPGAASRQQAAAAPPLPRLVVVVDDLDALVSPALGSPGRPAAGSVIRALEAVARDGERLGVHLVAAAGTGGRTAESEPARRASLRVTLDTPQPGPDQPAPGRGTLAYADGRTVGFQGGRVTGRIPRTATQRPTVVPLDWQRMGDPPARRPVRELGNGPTDLALLASAVERAAREVAAAQVPSLL; from the coding sequence ATGCAGATCCGGCTGACCGTCGTAGACCCGCTCGGCCCGGCCCCGCAGCGGGGCCGCGCCGTGAGCCGCGACGTGCTGGTCACGGCGCCCGCGGGCACGGAGCTGGCCGCGGTCGCGTCGGCGCTGGCCGGGGCGGTCACCGGCGAGGGCGGAGCGGGGCGGGAGGCCGGCGGCGCGTCCGTGGTGCTGTACGCGGGCACCGAGCGGCTCGACCCCCGGCGCAGCACCCTCGGCGAACCGCCGCTGACCGACGGCGCCGTGCTCTCCCTCGGCGCGCCGGCCGCCCCCGAGCCCCACCCCGAGCTGGACGAGGCCCCGACCCAGCTGCACGTGGTCGCCGGACCGGACGCGGGCGGGGTGCATCTGCTGCACGGCGGCCGGATCACCGTCGGACGCTCCGCCGACGCGGACGTCCCGCTGGACGACCCCGACGTGTCCCGCCTGCACTGCGTGGTCACCGTCGACGCGGACGGCCGGGTCTCCGTCGCCGACCTCGGCTCCACGAACGGCACGTCGCTCGACGGCGTGCGGGTCTCGGAGCAGCCGGTGCGGGTTCCCGCCGGGGGTCTGCTGCGGATAGGGGAGTCGGCGCTGCGGGTCGCCCCGTGCGGGGGTCCCGGGATGCGGGTGCGGACGGTCGCCGACGGGGAGGGCTGCATACGGGTCGTAGCGGGTGGCGGATCAGCTGCAGCGTCCGGTGCCTCCGGTACTCCCGGTGCGCTTGGTGCTGCCGGTGCTGCCGGTGCGCTTGGTGCTGCCGGTGCTGCCGGTGCTGCCGGTGCTGCCGGTGCTGCCGCGAGGGATGCGTCTCCCGGTGCCGGTGGTTTCGGCGAGGGGCCGGCCGCGGTGGACGGCTCGGGAGGCTCCGGGGCACGGCTTTCCCCTTCGGCCGGTGCCGGGCACCCGACCGGCGGGACCGAGGCGTCGCCGCTCGCCGGTGAGGGGCGCCTCGGCCGGGCGGAAGGTGTCTCGTCGGCCGGTGCGGGGCGGTCCCGAGGGGACGCGTCCGCTTCCGGTGGGGCGGGAGCCCCTTCCGGTCGGGCGGCCGCGCAGCATGCCTACGGTCCCGATGGCGCCGCCGGCTGGGACGCGGGGGCGCAGGAGCACCGGCGGGGGCCGTCTGCGGTGGTGCCCGGGCAGGCCGGCGCGCCGAGTGCGGAGAGCCGGAGCGGGGCGGCCGGCGGGGACACCCACGCGGGGCGCTACGGGGTCGCCGGTGAGGATCCGCGGGCGGGCGGGCGCGAGGGGACGCCCCTCAGGGGTACCGACGCCCCGCAGGCCGCCCGGCGACGCGGCCTCGGGGCCTGGGCGCGCCGGCTGGCCGGCGGACGCGGCGAGCAGCCGGCCGGCCCCGGGACGTACGCCGGCACGGCCGCCCGCGCCGGCGCGGCACCGACAGCCGGTGTCCCGAGGCAGCCGGAGGCCTGGCCGGACCCGGCCGCCCTGCTGCTGACCGCGCTGGGCCCCGGGCCCCGCCTGTGGGAGCGCGGGCCAGGACACCCCGAGGCGCTGACCGTGCGCCTCGGCACGGCCGACCGCAGCGCCCCGGACGGCTCGGGTCTGCTGCCTGCGGTACCGGTGACCGCCGCGCTGCGCGAGGCGGGCGCGCTGGGCCTGGCCGGCCCGCGTCCCCGGCTGTCCGGGCTGGCCCGCGCGGTGCTGGCCCAGCTCGCCGCGCTGCACTCCCCCGACCTGCTCGAAATCGTGCTGATCAGCGCGGACCACTCGCGGCCTGTGGCGGACCGCACGGCCGAGTGGGCCTGGCTGGGCTGGCTGCCGCACGTCCGGCCGGGGCACGGCCAGGACTGCCGTCTGCTGCTGGCCTACGACCGCGAACAGGCGGCGGCCCGCACCGAGGAGCTGCTGCGCCGCCTGGACGACCACGCGGCCACGGGCCGCACCGCGGCCCACCCCGCCCCGGCCCGCGCCACCGGCCCCACGCCGGCCCCCGCCCACCAGGGACCGACCGCACCCTCCGGCACCCCCGCCGGGACGCCGGTCACCCCCGGACACGCCCCGCGCCCCGCGGACACCGGCACCCCCGCCCAGGGCGCTCCCTCCCCCGGCAGCACCGCCGACCGGGAGGCCACCTCGCCCCGGCGGCCCTCCTGGGCCAAGGAGGACGCCGGTGCCGGCGGTGCCCGAGGCTTCGCGGGGCCCTACACGATCGTCGTCGTGGACGGGGATCCGGGCGGCTCGGCGCTGCGGGACGCGCTCGCGCGGCTGGCCGTGGCCGGGCCGCGGGCCGGTATCCACGTGGTGTGTCTCGCCGAGACCGAGACCGCCTCGCCGGCCTCCCCGGTGACACGGACGTACGAGGCCGCCTGCGCGGTGACGCCGACGTTCCGGCACTGCGGTGCCGTGGCGCTGCTGAGCGGGGACGTCGCGGCCGCGCTGCAACTGCTGCGGGTGGCGCCGGGCGGTCCTGTCGGCACCGGCACGCGCGCCGCCGTCGACGCGGTCTCCGCCGCCTGGGCGGAGCGGTTCGCGCGGGCGCTGGCGCCGCTGCGCCCGGACGGCCCGCCCGATGAGCGGCACGCGCGCGTGACCACGCCGCTGCCCCGGTCGGCGCGGCTGCTGGACGAGCTGGGCCTGGCCCGCGCCACCCCGGCGTCGCTGATGGCGCGCTGGGCGGACGCGGCCGACGACACGGAGTCGCTGGGCGGGCGGGCGCGGGCGGTGCTGGGCGCCGGGCCGCGCGGTCCGGTCACCGCGGACCTGGTGGCCGAGGGCCCGCACCTGCTGATCGAGGGCCCGGCCGGCAGTGGCCGTACCGAACTGCTGCGGGCCGTGGTCGCCTCGCTGGCCGCCGCCGAGCGCCCGGACCGGCTGGCGATGGTGCTGCTCGACGGCCGGGACGGCGTCGGCACGGGCGCCGGCCGTGGTGAGGGCCTGCGTGTGTGCACCGACATACCGCATGTCACCACGCACCTGATCGCCAACGACCCCGTGCGCATGCGGGAGTTCGCCCAGTCGCTGGCCGCCGAGCTGAAGCGCCGGGCGGAGTTGCTGGGCCGGACGGACTTCGCCCGGTGGCACGCCGGGCAGGAGGTGTCCGGCCGGCTGGTGGCCCAGCGCACGCCCACCTCGGGCCACGCCGGTTCCGCATCCGGCCACGCCGGTTCCGCACCCGGCTCCGTCTCCGGTACCGCATCCGCCGCCGGCCACGCCGGTTCCGCATCCGGCTCTGTTTCCGGTTCCGCCTCCGGTGACATCGAGTCGCCGCCCAGCTCCACCCTGCGGCTGCGGCCGGGCGCGGCGTCCCGGCAGCAGGCCGCGGCCGCACCGCCGTTGCCCCGGCTGGTGGTGGTCGTCGACGATCTGGACGCGCTGGTCTCCCCCGCCCTCGGCTCGCCGGGCCGGCCCGCCGCCGGCTCGGTGATACGCGCGCTGGAGGCGGTGGCCCGCGACGGCGAGCGGCTCGGCGTGCACCTGGTGGCGGCGGCCGGGACCGGCGGCCGTACGGCGGAGTCCGAGCCGGCGCGCCGGGCGTCCCTGCGGGTCACGCTGGACACCCCGCAGCCGGGGCCGGACCAGCCGGCGCCGGGGCGGGGCACGCTGGCGTACGCGGACGGGCGGACCGTGGGCTTCCAGGGCGGCCGGGTGACGGGCCGTATCCCGCGTACCGCGACCCAGCGGCCCACGGTCGTCCCGCTGGACTGGCAGCGCATGGGCGATCCGCCGGCCCGCCGGCCCGTGCGGGAGCTGGGCAACGGCCCGACCGACCTGGCGCTGCTGGCGAGCGCCGTGGAGCGGGCCGCCCGCGAGGTCGCGGCGGCGCAGGTGCCGTCCCTGCTCTGA
- the ftsX gene encoding permease-like cell division protein FtsX, translated as MRAQFVLSEIGVGLRRNLTMTFAVIVSVALSLALFGGSLLMSDQVSTMKGYWYDKVNVSIFLCNKHDAENDVHCAKGAVTEDQKKQILVDLDKMPVVEKVTYESQDEAYKHYKEQFGNSPLAGSLTPDQMQESYRIKLKDPQKYQVIASAFNGRDGVQSVQDQKGILDNLFQLLNLMNRGALGVMAMMLIVALLLIVNTVRVSAFSRRRETGIMRLVGASGFYIQAPFIAEAAVAGLIGGGLACVALVVGRYFTIDHGMELSHKLTLINFVGWDAVLTKLPLILATSVLMPSLAAFFALRKYLKV; from the coding sequence ATGCGCGCCCAGTTCGTCCTGTCGGAGATCGGTGTCGGTCTCCGCCGCAATCTGACGATGACCTTCGCCGTCATCGTCTCCGTCGCCCTGTCCCTGGCCCTGTTCGGCGGCTCGCTGCTGATGAGCGACCAGGTGAGCACCATGAAGGGCTACTGGTACGACAAGGTCAACGTCTCGATCTTCCTGTGCAACAAGCACGACGCGGAGAACGACGTGCACTGCGCCAAGGGCGCGGTCACCGAGGACCAGAAGAAGCAGATCCTCGTCGACCTCGACAAGATGCCGGTCGTCGAGAAGGTGACCTACGAGTCGCAGGACGAGGCGTACAAGCACTACAAGGAGCAGTTCGGCAACTCCCCGCTGGCCGGCTCGCTCACGCCGGACCAGATGCAGGAGTCGTACCGGATCAAGCTCAAGGACCCGCAGAAGTACCAGGTGATCGCGTCCGCGTTCAACGGGCGTGACGGCGTGCAGTCGGTGCAGGACCAGAAGGGCATCCTGGACAACCTCTTCCAGCTGCTGAACCTGATGAACCGGGGCGCGCTCGGCGTGATGGCGATGATGCTGATCGTCGCCCTGCTGCTGATCGTCAACACCGTGCGCGTCTCGGCGTTCAGCCGACGGCGCGAAACCGGCATCATGCGCCTGGTCGGTGCCTCGGGCTTCTACATCCAGGCGCCGTTCATCGCCGAGGCCGCGGTCGCCGGACTCATCGGCGGCGGCCTCGCCTGCGTCGCCCTCGTCGTCGGCCGGTACTTCACCATCGACCACGGCATGGAGCTGTCCCACAAGCTCACGCTGATCAACTTCGTCGGCTGGGACGCGGTGTTGACCAAGCTGCCGCTGATCCTGGCCACCAGTGTGCTGATGCCGTCGCTTGCCGCGTTCTTCGCGCTGCGCAAGTACCTGAAGGTGTGA
- a CDS encoding serine/threonine-protein kinase — translation MRPVGSKYLLEEPLGRGATGTVWRARQRETAGAEAAVPGQPGETVAIKVLKEELASDPDIVMRFLRERSVLLRLTHPNIVRVRDLVVEGDLLALVMDLVEGPDLHRYLRENGPFTPVAAALLTAQIADALAASHADGVVHRDLKPANVLLQQRDGQMHPMLTDFGIARLADSPGLTRTSEFVGTPAYVAPESAEGRPQTSAVDVYGAGILLYELVTGRPPFAGGSALEVLHQHLSAEPRRPSTVPDPLWTVIERCLRKNPDERPSAENLARGLRVVAEGVGVHANAAQIAAAEGVGALLAPDPDPTAVPGVPGAADPTQVLPTNAPQGAYGQHDPNAATSVLPHTGGPAGAADPTAVLPPVGPGQYGRQDQQQDQQPEQPHPWQTQLRAARDRNEQTQIQYLDPDEDPLRRRPQRQVARPQQQPRPAPQPRPQQPQPRGRQRAPQAPGYGYPQQQPQQYAPPQPQQYAPPARPEPQRPVREPRAPRQRSANPMKIPGLGCLKGCLFTIVILIVASWLIWELTPLQDWIGTGKGYWDQMSDWVGKVGGWVKDLGGSSGSGN, via the coding sequence GTGCGGCCAGTCGGCAGCAAGTACCTGCTTGAGGAGCCGCTCGGACGCGGCGCCACAGGCACCGTCTGGCGTGCCCGCCAGCGCGAGACCGCGGGCGCCGAGGCGGCCGTGCCCGGCCAGCCGGGAGAGACGGTCGCGATCAAGGTCCTGAAGGAGGAGCTGGCGAGCGACCCGGACATCGTGATGCGCTTCCTGCGCGAGCGCTCCGTACTGCTCCGGCTCACCCACCCCAACATCGTCCGGGTCCGCGACCTGGTAGTCGAAGGCGATCTGCTGGCGCTGGTCATGGACCTCGTCGAGGGCCCCGACCTGCACCGCTACCTGCGCGAGAACGGCCCCTTCACGCCCGTCGCCGCCGCCCTGCTGACCGCCCAGATCGCCGACGCGCTGGCCGCGAGCCACGCCGACGGGGTCGTCCACCGCGACCTGAAGCCGGCCAACGTGCTGCTCCAGCAGCGCGACGGCCAGATGCACCCGATGCTGACCGACTTCGGCATCGCCCGCCTGGCCGACTCCCCGGGCCTGACCCGCACCAGCGAGTTCGTCGGCACGCCCGCCTACGTCGCCCCGGAGTCCGCCGAGGGCCGCCCGCAGACCTCCGCCGTCGACGTCTACGGCGCCGGCATCCTGCTGTACGAGCTGGTCACCGGCCGTCCGCCGTTCGCCGGCGGCTCCGCCCTCGAAGTGCTGCACCAGCACCTGAGCGCCGAGCCGCGCCGCCCCTCCACCGTTCCGGACCCGCTGTGGACGGTCATAGAGCGCTGCCTGCGCAAGAACCCCGACGAGCGGCCGAGCGCGGAGAACCTCGCGCGCGGGCTGCGGGTCGTCGCCGAGGGCGTCGGCGTGCACGCGAACGCCGCGCAGATCGCCGCCGCCGAGGGCGTCGGCGCGCTGCTCGCCCCGGACCCGGACCCGACCGCCGTCCCGGGCGTGCCCGGCGCCGCCGACCCCACCCAGGTGCTGCCGACGAACGCGCCGCAGGGGGCGTACGGCCAGCACGATCCCAATGCGGCGACCAGCGTGCTCCCGCACACCGGCGGCCCGGCCGGCGCCGCCGACCCCACCGCCGTCCTGCCCCCCGTCGGACCGGGACAGTACGGTCGGCAGGACCAGCAGCAGGACCAGCAGCCCGAGCAGCCGCACCCCTGGCAGACGCAGCTGCGGGCCGCGCGCGACCGCAACGAGCAGACCCAGATCCAGTACCTGGACCCGGACGAGGACCCGCTGCGCCGCCGCCCCCAGCGGCAGGTCGCCCGGCCCCAGCAGCAGCCCCGCCCGGCCCCGCAGCCCCGGCCCCAGCAGCCGCAGCCGCGCGGCCGGCAGCGGGCGCCGCAGGCCCCCGGCTACGGCTATCCGCAACAGCAGCCCCAGCAGTACGCCCCGCCGCAGCCGCAGCAGTACGCGCCGCCCGCCCGGCCAGAGCCGCAGCGGCCCGTACGAGAGCCCCGCGCGCCGCGGCAGCGCAGCGCCAACCCGATGAAGATCCCCGGTCTCGGCTGTCTGAAGGGCTGCCTGTTCACGATCGTCATCCTGATCGTGGCGAGCTGGCTGATCTGGGAGCTGACCCCGCTGCAGGACTGGATCGGCACCGGCAAGGGCTACTGGGACCAGATGAGCGACTGGGTCGGCAAGGTGGGCGGCTGGGTCAAGGATCTCGGCGGTTCGTCCGGCAGCGGGAACTGA
- a CDS encoding serine/threonine-protein kinase, translated as MARKIGSRYTANQILGRGSAGTVWLGEGPDGPVAIKLLREDLACDQELVGRFVQERTALLGLEHPNIVTVRDLVVDGNDLALVMDLVRGTDLRTRLERERRLAPEAAVAIVADVADALAAAHAAGVVHRDVKPENVLLDMQGPLGPGGAHPALLTDFGVAKLIDSPRRTRATKIIGTPDYLAPEIVEGLPPRAAVDIYALATVLYELLAGFTPFGGGHPGAVLRRHVTETVVPLPGIPEELWQLLVQCLAKAPASRLRASELAARLREQLPMLAGMPPLDVDEPDLSEEAAEESVPSAPQDEPVRRRGAVSLVPGAKPDSNRDTHTSMRVPGPDELAGGAHGTARVPRAPGTPRPGSARHKAAVRRRRVTLGVAGVVVAAVVAVGAWLASSGGDEDRPAPATHSTSAP; from the coding sequence TTGGCACGGAAGATCGGCAGCCGGTACACCGCGAACCAGATCCTGGGGCGGGGGAGCGCCGGCACGGTGTGGCTGGGCGAGGGACCGGACGGCCCCGTCGCCATCAAGCTGCTGCGCGAGGACCTCGCCTGCGACCAGGAACTCGTCGGACGCTTCGTGCAGGAGCGCACCGCGCTGCTCGGGCTGGAGCACCCGAACATCGTCACCGTGCGCGACCTCGTGGTCGACGGCAACGACCTGGCCCTGGTCATGGACCTCGTGCGCGGCACCGACCTGCGCACCCGGCTGGAGCGGGAGCGGCGGCTCGCCCCCGAGGCGGCCGTGGCGATCGTCGCCGACGTCGCCGACGCGCTGGCCGCGGCCCACGCGGCCGGGGTCGTCCACCGGGACGTCAAGCCCGAGAACGTCCTGCTCGACATGCAGGGCCCGCTCGGGCCGGGCGGCGCCCACCCGGCACTGCTCACCGACTTCGGCGTCGCCAAGCTGATCGACTCGCCGCGGCGGACCCGCGCCACGAAGATCATCGGTACGCCGGACTACCTGGCCCCGGAGATCGTGGAGGGCCTGCCGCCCCGGGCCGCCGTGGACATCTACGCGCTGGCGACCGTCCTGTACGAGCTGCTGGCCGGCTTCACGCCCTTCGGCGGCGGGCACCCCGGCGCGGTCCTGCGGCGGCACGTGACCGAGACCGTCGTACCGCTGCCCGGCATCCCCGAGGAGCTGTGGCAGCTGCTCGTGCAGTGCCTGGCCAAGGCCCCCGCCTCCCGGCTGCGCGCCTCGGAGCTGGCGGCGCGGCTGCGTGAGCAGCTGCCCATGCTGGCCGGGATGCCGCCGCTGGACGTGGACGAGCCGGACCTCTCCGAGGAAGCCGCCGAGGAGTCCGTGCCGTCGGCCCCGCAGGACGAGCCGGTACGGCGGCGGGGGGCGGTGTCCCTCGTCCCGGGAGCCAAGCCCGACTCCAACCGGGACACGCACACCTCGATGCGGGTGCCGGGGCCGGACGAGCTGGCCGGCGGGGCGCACGGGACCGCCCGCGTCCCCCGGGCCCCCGGTACGCCCCGCCCCGGCTCGGCCCGCCACAAGGCCGCGGTGCGGCGGCGCAGGGTGACGCTGGGGGTGGCCGGTGTGGTGGTGGCCGCCGTCGTGGCCGTCGGCGCGTGGCTCGCTTCCTCCGGCGGGGACGAGGACCGGCCGGCGCCGGCCACCCACAGCACGTCGGCCCCCTGA